The genomic region CTATCGCCGACCTCCGTAATGCCGAACCTGTAGAAATAATGGACCTCTCCGAAGCCCTGCGCTACCGCGCCTTCAGGAGCTAGGACCTAGCGGATTACCTTGATGCTAGATTCGGCGCCGGCGCTTTGCGGGATTGCCAGGGGCTTGCGGACAGAAACTTCTGCCGCGACGGTCTTCGGGTAGTGGTTCAAGATATGCTTGGCGGTTTCCAGCACCAAAGTTTCTTCTAACTGAAAACGGGACTTGCAAACGAAGTCCTGTACGTCATCAGCCAGCTGGACATAATCAATGGAATGGGCTAGGTCTTCGTTACGGGCGGCAAGGGTAAAGTCAAGCCACACGGAAATATTCATGACGATCGGCTGCTCATTTTCACGTTCGAAAGGGAGCGTTCCAATGATGCAGCTGAATTCCAAATCCCGTATAGAGATTTTACCCGTCTCGACTACCATACGAAGAGAACGACTGCACCGGCGATAGCGGCGGCAGAAATACCGAACCAGATGTTACGGCCGGTTGCATAGGAGTCATGCGTCTTCTTGTTTTCGGCCATGCGTTCCTGCACATTGGCGAGGGTCCACATGCCGTCCATACCTTCCATCTGCGCCTTATCGTGCATAATCGCTTCGCAAGAGGGATTTCCGGCACATTCAGACAGAATCAGCTCGTTCAGCTCGTTCAGGTCGTCGTAAGCGTCCTGAGCTTCGGTAGCCTTGCTGTGCTGCATGATACCGATAACGGCACCCGTAACAGCGAGAGCGGAAAGACCGACAGCCGTCCAGAAACGAACTTCGTCAGCAATACCGAAACGGTCACCCACATCGCGGGCTGCATCGCTTGCGGCGTAGTCGCGATCATCGGCGGTGTTGTCTACCGGAGCGGAAGTCTTATAGGAAGAAAGATCTTCATCGTCATCATCTTCGCAATCCGGATCGTATTCGTCACATTCTTCACCCTTGCTAGAGGCAACGGCAGGTTCGGCTGCAGCCACGGTTTCCTCTTCTTCAGCAGCAGGGGCATCGCCCTTGAGCGTCACCGGAGAACCATCGATAAAGACGACCGCAGTCGTAAGACCGGGGGCATAAACTGCCTTGCCATCGAAGTAAACCTTTTCGACATCTTCGTCGGCCGGCATACCGCGGCGGGCATAAAGCTTAGCGGAAACCAGCTTGGAGTAATCAACACCGTCGGCAGTCATCGCCGTCATGGAGCTCAAGTCGCCGGCACCGCCCTGATAAAGCTGGTAGGAAGTTTCGGATTCGCCGAACGGATCTTCGAACTTTTGACGGACAACCAGGCGGCCATCCTGGAGAGATTCAACTTCGTCTGCAGGAGCAACCTTGAGTGTTCCACCAAATTCGGCAACGATATAGTCATCGGGAGCACCGGCGTCCTTCGCGGTGAATTCCTCGATATCATAGACTCCGGCAAAGGCGGATACTACGGAAAGGCAGAGAACCATCAAAAGTGAACGTTTCATTTATCACTCCAAAATGTCTAATTTTTTCGGGAAATATATAAAAAAAAAGCAATATTTGCACAAACATAATGCATTTGTAACATACAAACACAAACTTTGTTCATCATGCGTCCTCTTTTGTTAAGCAATATTTACAAGCATCACGGAAAATTGCAGGCGGGGCGTTACGGGGCCGGCGCCTGAGGCCCCGTTCGAAGGGGTAGCGCCCTTCGACAGGCTCAGGGACCTATGTTCCTGAGGATGGCGATGGAAGCGAGGGGGAGGCGTCTCCCTACCCTTTATAGGTTACTATTTACTATATGGCGTTCTTTCAGAACGCATATAATACGGCTCGGCTATGCCAAAAAACATACGTTTTTTGACGTCTTCGACGTCCGTGGCTGCGGCTAGAAAATGCAAAAAAGTTTTTTGCGCTTTCTAGCTTTGCACACTTTTGTCGCAGCACTCGCCTTTGACGCTCTTTGAGCGTCTTTTGCTGGGCTCAAAAATGAATCTGCAAGCAGCTTCGCTTTGTTCGCCCTACGCAAAAGTTACTATATTTTCCCCCGTAAAATTTTAACCTAAAAAAGAGGATTGCTATAATGGCAAAGCTTTCTATCGAAGATCTCGAACTCGCCGGCAAGCGCGTGTTCATCCGTGTTGACTTCAACGTTCCGCAGGACAAGGTGACTGGCGAAATCACCAACACCAAGCGTATCGAAGCCGCTCTCCCGACCATCCAGTACGCTCTCGACAAGGGTGCAGCCGTCGTGCTCGCTTCCCACCTGGGCCGTCCGAATGGCGAAAAGAACATGAAGTACACGCTCGCTCCGGTTGCTAAGAAGCTCGAAGAACTCATCAAGAAGCCGGTGAAGTTCCTCCCTGACTGCGTTGGTCCGGAAGTTGAAGCCGCCTGCGCCGCTATCAAGCCGGGTGAAATCATCCTCCTCGAAAACCTCCGCTTCCACATCGAAGAAGAAGGCAAGCGCAAGATCAAGAACGCCGATGGCACCGAAACTAAGGAAAAGGCCGACAAGGAAGCCGTGAAGGCCTTCCGCGCAAGCCTCACCAAGCTCGCTGACGTTTATGTGAACGACGCTTTCGGTACCGCTCACCGCGACCACTCTTCCATGACTGGTGTTGAACTGCCGCAGCGTGCTGCTGGCTTCCTCATGAACAAGGAACTCAAGGCATTCGACCAGGTGCTCAACAATCCTCCGCGTCCGTTCCTCGCCATCCTCGGCGGTGCAAAGGTCGCTGACAAGATCCAGCTCATCAACAACCTCCTCGACAAGGCCGACAAGATCATCATCGGCGGTGGCATGGCTTTCACCTTCAAGAAGGTTCTCAACAA from uncultured Fibrobacter sp. harbors:
- a CDS encoding dihydroneopterin aldolase is translated as MVVETGKISIRDLEFSCIIGTLPFERENEQPIVMNISVWLDFTLAARNEDLAHSIDYVQLADDVQDFVCKSRFQLEETLVLETAKHILNHYPKTVAAEVSVRKPLAIPQSAGAESSIKVIR
- the pgk gene encoding phosphoglycerate kinase; translated protein: MAKLSIEDLELAGKRVFIRVDFNVPQDKVTGEITNTKRIEAALPTIQYALDKGAAVVLASHLGRPNGEKNMKYTLAPVAKKLEELIKKPVKFLPDCVGPEVEAACAAIKPGEIILLENLRFHIEEEGKRKIKNADGTETKEKADKEAVKAFRASLTKLADVYVNDAFGTAHRDHSSMTGVELPQRAAGFLMNKELKAFDQVLNNPPRPFLAILGGAKVADKIQLINNLLDKADKIIIGGGMAFTFKKVLNNIEIGSSLFDEEGAKLVPDLMAKAKAAGKEIILPVDYIAADKFAADAATKAVSDAEGIPAGWMGLDVGAESTKLFVNAIKSAKTIVWNGPAGVFEFEAFEKATKAMADAIVEATAAGAITVIGGGDTATAAKKYGADKKVTHTSTGGGASLELLEGKVLPGVAVLTDK